In a single window of the Vitis vinifera cultivar Pinot Noir 40024 chromosome 6, ASM3070453v1 genome:
- the LOC100245086 gene encoding LOW QUALITY PROTEIN: uncharacterized protein LOC100245086 (The sequence of the model RefSeq protein was modified relative to this genomic sequence to represent the inferred CDS: substituted 1 base at 1 genomic stop codon), producing MDSIPRKFSGSKNGQKLYHESVSINSDHNVVERFMDPPFLPTKSHPYNSATVSGARLEEDSAEDCELSIAMLKYMGEILMEDELEDKNCMFQDCVALLAAEKSFYDVLGNRSPPQPPPNPPPYHVHLHSPDDASVLGCSSSSGNSNAAANNFVEFEMVELGQLEASRVPTPLVNHILQPNTWIPFEENDAEADRRSYSSNGPRGRKNQHPDEGDDSQGRCSKHSALYTEEPDEPSDEMFDSALLPRDGEAGKKLHQNEQSKGSNGKAGRVKKKHNKGELVDLNALLIQCAQAVAAYNQRAANDILKLIRQHSSPFGNGSQRLAHFFANSLEARLAGTGLQMYTALATKRTSVADVIKAYQLYVSACPFKRMSNRYANRVIAKLAEGATRLHIIDFGVLYGFQWPCLIQFLSLRPGGPPKLRITGIDFPQPGFRPAERVEETGRRLANYCKRFKVPFEYKAIAQRWETIKVEDLEIDRDGVLVVNSIYRMKNLLDETVTDKCLKDAVLELIRRINPDIFIHGVLNGNFNTPFFFTRFREALFHFDALFDMLDASVPREDEGRMMFEREIYGKDIMNIIACEGSERIERPDIYKQWQARNERAGLRQLPLEQEILMKVRNIVKMDYHKDFVVEVDGGWMLHGWKGRVIYAISCWKPCHHLXSFSDKVEIHGHILLRRWKCRIGAAVRFETMGYCWKLSMDTLLGEFSGSMPEFKFDHDSVSVSSYSDQNLVERSNKLSQGTMDPPFLPTNHQPCNSATSGATPEGPPTEEGDFSVAMYKYIGDILMEEDLEDKNCMLQDSVALLAAEKSFYDVLGEPFLPQPNSPQSIGRNIESPDDNPVTSCSSSSSNSDATANSFVESDWAGQFEASYLQTPLVNQVWQSNVMSNSQFIDSPVSAPLKGGLFRESQSVERVIYDLENNIAIPFEANGKALETEKGGIRGKKKQQRGDGYDSEERSTKQSALYAEECEPSEVFDSALLCEDLNVSGICIVEEEARKKLQKNGESKANGKAGRRKKQGNKGEVVDLRALLTQCAQALAGSNLRSANDLLKMIRQHSSPCGDGVQRLAHFFANSLEARLSGTGLEMSKALVRKRTPAGDIIKAYRLYVTVCPLRRMSHKFANRTMAKLAERETRLHIIDFGILYGFQWPCLIQLLSSRPGGPPKLRITGIDHPQPGFRPEERVEETGRRLANYCDRFNVPFEYKAIAQKWDTIRLEDLKIEKDEVVVVNCLYRLKNLLDETVVANSPRDAVLKLIREINPAVFIHGVVNGTFNAPFFVTRFRESLFHYDTLFDMFEATVPREDQERMLFEREIFGMDIMNIIACEGSERFERPETYKQWQIRNVRAGLRQLPLDQEIVTNVRSTVKLDYHKDFVVDEDGGWMLQGWKGRIIYAISCWKPHSELCECSSWGTVVQFVITICRDGNVEIMKQKDQSAYLMDPPSHPNDSQPGNGAQSAGPRLEEASPEEGGFVNASLKYINRMLMEDNIEEKTNTLHDSLALQAAEKSFYEVLSETHLPLRHIDEASANPDGNFVQNSSSSSAANNFVDSNCDINHVLLDNSVEGKENQHENDGDDLQGRSTKQMAVHAQNSEPPNVFDEALLYNDLNMSKLCINDDEASKKLQQNERSKGSNTKVGRVKRRSKGEVVDLRSLLIQCAQAVAGNDQRAATELLKLIRQHSSPMGDGSQRLAHFFANGLEARLVGLGMKIYEEYKAPGIERPLAADIIRAYKVYASACPFKRMSYFFGNWMIGKVAEKATRLHIIDFGILFGFQWPSFIQHLSQRPGGPPRLRITGIDFPQPGFRPAERVEDSGYRLADYCNRFKVPFEYHAIAEKWENIRLEDLKIDKDEKLVVNSLYRLKNLLDETVVEDCPRDAVLNLIRRINPEIFIHGIVSGSFNGPFFLLRFKEALHQYDALFDMLDATVPREDQDRMLFEKVVYGRYSMNIIAHEGSERFERPETYKQWQARNVKAGFRQLLLDQEILSRVRTTVKQGFHKNFMVEEDGGWMLQGWKGRTIHALSCWKPC from the exons ATGGATTCCATTCCTAGAAAATTTTCAGGCTCCAAGAACGGGCAAAAATTGTACCACGAGTCGGTTTCCATTAATTCAGATCATAATGTTGTTGAGAGATTCATGGATCCTCCTTTCCTCCCGACCAAATCTCATCCTTACAACTCGGCTACAGTTTCTGGTGCCAGATTGGAGGAGGATTCTGCAGAGGACTGCGAGTTATCCATTGCAATGCTCAAGTACATGGGCGAGATTCTTATGGAAGACGAATTGGAAGACAAGAACTGCATGTTTCAGGACTGCGTGGCCCTCCTAGCTGCTGAGAAATCCTTCTATGATGTCCTCGGAAACCGGTCTCCTCCTCAGCCTCCGCCCAATCCTCCTCCATATCACGTCCATCTCCATAGTCCGGATGATGCTTCTGTGCTGGGTTGCAGCAGTTCCAGTGGTAACAGCAATGCTGCTGCCAACAACTTTGTTGAATTCGAAATGGTTGAGTTAGGCCAGTTAGAAGCCTCTCGTGTGCCAACGCCTCTTGTAAATCACATACTGCAGCCGAATACATGGATTccttttgaagaaaatgatgcAGAGGCAGATAGGAGGTCTTACTCATCCAATGGGCCGAGGGGAAGGAAAAATCAACACCCAGATGAAGGCGATGATTCCCAAGGCAGATGTAGCAAGCATTCAGCACTCTACACTGAAGAGCCTGATGAACCATCTGATGAGATGTTTGATAGTGCCTTGCTCCCACGTGATGGTGAAGCAGGCAAGAAGTTGCATCAGAACGAGCAATCAAAAGGGTCGAATGGCAAAGCAGGTCGTGTTAAGAAGAAGCACAACAAAGGGGAACTGGTGGATTTGAATGCACTCTTAATTCAATGTGCACAAGCCGTGGCAGCCTACAATCAGAGAGCTGCAAATGATATACTGAAGCTGATTAGGCAACACTCCTCTCCTTTCGGCAATGGATCTCAAAGATTGGCACATTTCTTCGCAAACAGCCTTGAGGCACGACTTGCTGGAACAGGATTACAAATGTATACAGCCCTTGCCACCAAGAGGACATCAGTTGCTGATGTGATCAAAGCCTACCAGTTATACGTCTCAGCCTGCCCTTTCAAAAGGATGTCAAATAGATATGCCAATCGGGTGATTGCAAAGCTAGCCGAGGGTGCAACAAGGCTGCATATTATTGATTTTGGCGTCCTCTATGGTTTCCAGTGGCCCTGCCTCATCCAGTTCCTCTCTCTGAGACCTGGTGGGCCTCCCAAGCTCCGCATCACTGGGATAGATTTTCCTCAGCCTGGTTTCCGGCCGGCAGAAAGGGTTGAGGAGACAGGACGCCGCTTAGCCAATTATTGTAAGAGATTCAAGGTCCCATTTGAGTACAAAGCCATAGCGCAAAGGTGGGAGACTATTAAAGTTGAGGACCTGGAGATTGACAGAGATGGGGTGCTTGTTGTGAATAGCATTTATCGGATGAAGAACCTGCTTGACGAAACAGTAACAGACAAGTGCCTCAAGGATGCAGTTCTGGAACTGATCAGGAGGATTAATCCAGATATTTTCATCCATGGTGTTTTAAATGGAAACTTCAATACGCCCTTCTTCTTTACACGGTTCCGGGAGGCACTGTTCCACTTCGATGCGTTGTTTGATATGTTAGATGCTTCAGTGCCACGTGAAGATGAAGGAAGGATGATGTTTGAGAGAGAGATATATGGAAAAGATATCATGAACATCATAGCATGTGAGGGCTCAGAGAGGATTGAAAGGCCGGACATTTACAAGCAGTGGCAAGCTCGGAATGAGAGGGCAGGGTTGAGGCAGCTTCCCTTAGAGCAGGAGATACTGATGAAAGTGAGGAATATCGTGAAGATGGATTACCACAAGGATTTTGTGGTGGAAGTGGATGGCGGGTGGATGCTCCACGGTTGGAAGGGGCGAGTCATCTATGCCATCTCCTGTTGGAAGCCTTGCCACCACCTTTGAA GTTTTAGCGATAAAGTGGAAATCCACGGCCACATCCTCCTCAGGCGATGGAAATGTCGCATTGGGGCGGCTGTCCGCTTTGAGACAATGGGTTATTGTTGGAAG CTATCCATGGATACCCTTCTCGGAGAATTTTCTGGTTCCATGCCAGAATTCAAATTCGACCATGACTCGGTGTCGGTCTCCAGCTATTCAGATCAGAATCTTGTTGAGAGATCCAACAAGCTCAGTCAGGGCACCATGGATCCTCCTTTCCTACCAACCAATCATCAGCCTTGTAACTCGGCCACATCTGGGGCGACACCGGAAGGGCCTCCAACTGAAGAAGGCGACTTCTCCGTTGCTATGTACAAGTACATAGGTGATATTCTTATGGAAGAGGACTTGGAGGATAAGAATTGCATGTTGCAGGACAGCGTGGCCCTCCTAGCTGCTGAGAAATCCTTCTATGATGTTCTTGGTGAGCCGTTTCTCCCTCAACCCAATTCCCCTCAGTCTATTGGTCGAAACATCGAGAGCCCAGATGATAATCCTGTGACAAGTTGCAGCAGTTCCAGTAGTAACAGCGATGCTACTGCTAATAGCTTTGTTGAATCAGACTGGGCAGGCCAGTTTGAAGCCTCCTACCTGCAAACCCCTCTTGTGAATCAGGTATGGCAGTCCAATGTTATGTCGAATTCACAGTTCATAGACTCTCCTGTAAGTGCCCCTTTGAAAGGTGGTTTATTTAGGGAGAGCCAATCTGTTGAACGTGTAATTTATGATCTGGAGAACAATATAGCGATTCCTTTTGAAGCGAATGGAAAGGCTCTGGAGACGGAAAAGGGTGGTATCAGAGGAAAGAAAAAGCAACAACGGGGTGATGGTTATGATTCAGAAGAGAGGAGCACGAAACAATCTGCACTTTATGCTGAAGAGTGTGAGCCATCTGAGGTTTTCGACAGTGCATTGCTCTGTGAAGATTTAAATGTGTCTGGAATTTGTATCGTTGAGGAGGAAGCAAGAAAGAAATTGCAGAAGAATGGGGAATCAAAAGCTAATGGTAAAGCAGGGCGTCGTAAGAAACAGGGCAACAAAGGGGAAGTTGTGGATTTGAGGGCACTTCTAACGCAGTGCGCGCAGGCTCTGGCCGGCAGTAATCTGAGGTCTGCAAATGACCTTCTGAAGATGATCAGGCAGCACTCCTCTCCTTGTGGCGATGGGGTTCAAAGGTTGGCTCATTTCTTCGCTAATAGCCTTGAAGCACGCTTGTCTGGCACCGGATTGGAGATGTCTAAAGCCCTCGTTAGGAAAAGAACGCCGGCTGGTGATATAATAAAGGCGTACAGGTTATATGTCACAGTATGTCCTCTTAGGAGGATGAGTCATAAATTTGCAAATCGAACCATGGCAAAACTAGCTGAGCGAGAAACAAGGTTGCACATTATCGATTTCGGTATTCTCTACGGTTTCCAATGGCCCTGCCTTATCCAGCTCCTCTCATCCAGACCCGGCGGCCCTCCCAAGCTTCGGATTACCGGAATAGACCATCCACAACCTGGATTTCGCCCAGAAGAAAGAGTTGAGGAGACAGGCCGAAGATTAGCAAATTATTGTGACAGATTTAATGTCCCATTTGAGTACAAAGCCATAGCACAGAAGTGGGATACCATTCGACTTGAGGATCTCAAGATTGAGAAAGACGAGGTTGTTGTTGTGAACTGTTTGTATCGGCTGAAGAACCTGCTTGATGAAACAGTAGTTGCCAACAGTCCAAGGGATGCTGTTCTGAAATTAATCAGGGAGATTAACCCTGCTGTGTTCATCCATGGGGTTGTTAATGGGACTTTCAACGCCCCCTTCTTCGTCACACGGTTTCGGGAGTCGCTCTTCCACTACGATACACTGTTTGATATGTTTGAGGCAACTGTACCCCGTGAAGATCAAGAGAGGATGCTGTTTGAGCGGGAGATATTTGGAATGGATATTATGAACATCATAGCATGTGAGGGTTCAGAGAGGTTCGAAAGGCCAGAAACATACAAGCAGTGGCAGATCCGGAATGTGAGGGCAGGGTTGAGGCAACTTCCATTAGACCAGGAGATAGTGACAAATGTGAGGAGTACTGTGAAGTTGGATTACCATAAGGATTTTGTTGTGGATGAGGATGGTGGGTGGATGCTACAAGGTTGGAAGGGGCGAATCATCTACGCCATCTCCTGTTGGAAACCTCATTCTGAGCT CTGTGAGTGTAGTAGTTGGGGCACCGTGGTTCAGTTTGTAATTACAATATGTAGAGATGGGAATGTGGAAATTATGAAGCAGAAGGATCAAAG TGCCTATCTCATGGACCCTCCTTCCCATCCAAACGATTCTCAGCCTGGTAATGGAGCTCAATCTGCAGGGCCGAGACTGGAAGAGGCTTCCCCAGAGGAAGGGGGCTTCGTCAATGCTAGTCTCAAGTACATAAACAGGATGCTCATGGAAGACAATATTGAGGAAAAGACAAACACGTTGCATGATAGCTTGGCCCTCCAAGCTGCTGAGAAATCCTTCTACGAAGTCCTCAGTGAGACTCATCTGCCTCTTCGCCATATTGATGAAGCCTCAGCGAATCCAGATGGCAATTTTGTTCAGAATTCCAGTAGTTCTAGTGCTGCTAACAACTTTGTTGATTCAAACTG TGATATCAACCATGTGCTGCTAGACAATTCC gttgaagggaaagaaaatcAACATGAGAATGATGGTGATGATTTGCAAGGGAGGAGTACAAAACAAATGGCAGTTCATGCTCAAAATTCTGAGCCACCCAATGTTTTTGATGAGGCATTGCTCTATAACGATTTAAATATGTCCAAGCTTTGTATTAATGATGATGAAGCAAGCAAGAAGTTGCAGCAGAATGAGCGATCAAAAGGGTCTAATACTAAAGTAGGCCGCGTTAAGAGGCGCAGTAAAGGGGAAGTGGTGGATTTGAGGTCACTTTTAATTCAATGCGCACAAGCTGTGGCGGGCAATGATCAGAGAGCTGCAACTGAACTACTGAAGCTGATTAGGCAACACTCCTCTCCTATGGGTGATGGGTCCCAAAGATTGGCTCATTTCTTTGCTAATGGCCTTGAGGCACGCCTGGTTGGCCTTGGAATGAAGATATATGAAGAGTACAAAGCCCCAGGTATTGAAAGGCCGTTAGCTGCTGATATCATAAGAGCTTACAAGGTATATGCCTCAGCATGCCCTTTCAAGAGAATGTCGTATTTCTTTGGAAACTGGATGATTGGGAAAGTAGCTGAGAAAGCAACAAGGCTGCACATTATTGATTTTGGTATTCTCTTTGGTTTCCAATGGCCTTCCTTTATCCAGCATCTCTCACAGAGGCCTGGTGGGCCTCCCAGACTACGCATTACTGGAATAGACTTTCCTCAACCCGGTTTTCGGCCAGCTGAAAGGGTTGAGGATTCAGGATATCGCTTAGCAGATTATTGTAATAGATTTAAGGTCCCTTTTGAGTACCATGCCATAGCGGAGAAGTGGGAAAATATTAGACTTGAGGATCTCAAGATTGACAAAGATGAGAAGCTTGTTGTGAACAGTTTGTATAGGTTAAAGAACCTGCTGGATGAGACCGTAGTGGAAGACTGTCCTAGGGATGCCGTTCTCAACCTAATCAGGAGGATCAATCCAGAAATTTTCATCCATGGAATTGTGAGTGGTTCCTTCAATGGCCCCTTCTTCCTACTTAGGTTTAAGGAGGCACTCCACCAGTATGATGCACTATTTGACATGCTTGATGCTACTGTACCACGAGAAGATCAAGATAGGATGCTGTTTGAGAAAGTGGTATATGGAAGGTATTCCATGAATATCATAGCTCATGAGGGTTCAGAGAGATTTGAAAGGCCAGAAACATACAAGCAGTGGCAGGCTCGGAATGTGAAGGCGGGTTTCAGGCAGCTTCTTTTAGACCAGGAGATCTTGTCCAGAGTGAGAACTACTGTGAAGCAAGGTTTTCATAAGAATTTTATGGTGGAGGAGGATGGTGGGTGGATGCTGCAGGGTTGGAAGGGGAGAACAATCCATGCTCTCTCCTGTTGGAAGCCTTGCTAG
- the LOC104879545 gene encoding scarecrow-like protein 14, translating into MDPPSHPNDSQPGNGAQSAGPRLEEASPEEGGFVNASLKYINRMLMEDNIEEKTNTLHDSLALQAAEKSFYEVLSETHLPLRHIDEASANPDGNFVQNSSSSSAANNFVDSNWFSDLGHFGASLEHTPP; encoded by the coding sequence ATGGACCCTCCTTCCCATCCAAACGATTCTCAGCCTGGTAATGGAGCTCAATCTGCAGGGCCGAGACTGGAAGAGGCTTCCCCAGAGGAAGGGGGCTTCGTCAATGCTAGTCTCAAGTACATAAACAGGATGCTCATGGAAGACAATATTGAGGAAAAGACAAACACGTTGCATGATAGCTTGGCCCTCCAAGCTGCTGAGAAATCCTTCTACGAAGTCCTCAGTGAGACTCATCTGCCTCTTCGCCATATTGATGAAGCCTCAGCGAATCCAGATGGCAATTTTGTTCAGAATTCCAGTAGTTCTAGTGCTGCTAACAACTTTGTTGATTCAAACTGGTTCTCTGATCTAGGCCATTTTGGAGCCTCTCTCGAGCACACCCCTCCTTGA